A stretch of the Schistocerca serialis cubense isolate TAMUIC-IGC-003099 chromosome 2, iqSchSeri2.2, whole genome shotgun sequence genome encodes the following:
- the LOC126455902 gene encoding uncharacterized protein LOC126455902 yields MLEVWAGFKALNSSIIQTVVPRIDSCVVGTLLGLSRSPATTSSNFQDLRQAHLLLHWAAEVLQNHFGMTVVLDLTFSISGIICSSYEVIAAISRQEEAGNILYEGATRVSLVWLVLHAWKLAALTLSCSAVSAEAAATQLLLQRAVGLHSRSGPQLGSLLQLVALSPQLRFTAGGIVTVGRSLLVSALAAAVTYLVLLTQFSGNC; encoded by the coding sequence ATGTTGGAAGTGTGGGCTGGATTCAAAGCACTGAACAGTAGCATTATACAGACAGTAGTGCCAAGAATCGACTCGTGTGTGGTGGGTACACTTCTGGGTCTCTCAAGGTCACCAGCTACTACATCCAGCAATTTCCAAGACCTGCGACAGGCACATCTGTTACTTCATTGGGCTGCGGAAGTTCTGCAGAATCATTTCGGAATGACGGTAGTTCTAGACCTCACTTTTTCAATTTCTGGAATCATCTGCAGCTCGTACGAGGTAATTGCCGCTATCAGCCGCCAGGAAGAGGCGGGAAACATCCTGTACGAAGGGGCTACGCGCGTGTCTCTGGTGTGGCTGGTGCTGCACGCGTGGAAGTTGGCGGCGCTGACGCTGAGCTGCTCGGCGGTTTCCGCAGAGGCGGCAGCTACGCAGCTGCTGCTGCAGAGGGCGGTCGGCCTCCACAGCAGGTCGGGTCCCCAGCTGGGGTCGCTGCTGCAGCTGGTCGCCCTCAGTCCGCAGCTGCGCTTCACCGCCGGCGGGATCGTCACCGTCGGCCGCAGCCTGCTGGTGTCTGCCCTGGCTGCGGCAGTCACGTACCTCGTCTTACTGACTCAGTTCAGTGGGAACTGCTGA